In Shewanella sp. GD04112, the sequence AATACGTGCACCAGAGCAACCCAGTGGATGGCCAAGTGCGATAGCGCCACCATTGAGGTTGATCTTGTCTTCTACCACATCGAGCAGACCTAGGTCTTTAACGCAGGGTAGAGACTGAGCTGCGAACGCTTCGTTCAGTTCGATAACATCCAAATCATTGACTGTAATGCCTGCGCGAGCCAGTGCTTTTTGAGTTGCAGGTACTGGACCGTAACCCATGATTGCCGCGTCACAACCTGCAACCGCCATTGAGCGAATACGGGCACGGATTGGTAGACCTAGAGCGCGTGCTTTAGATTCTTCCATCACTAACATTGCCGAAGCACCGTCAGATAATGCTGAAGAGGTACCCGCAGTAACAGTACCGTTTGCAGGGTCGAAGACTGGGCGCAGCGCCGCTAATGATTCCATTGAGGTTTCTGGGCGAATCACTTCATCGTGCAGCACTTTAATCAGTGCGCCGTTAGCATCATGGCCTTCGATGCCATAGATTTCCTTGGCAAAGCGGCCTTCAACAGTAGCAGCGTGAGCGCGTTGGTGTGAACGCACTGCAAAGGCATCTTGTTGCTCGCGGCTGATGCCGTGAAGCTTACCTAGCATCTCTGCGGTTAAGCCCATCATGCCAGACGCTTTGGCGACGTTATTGGCTAAACCTGGGTGGAAGTCCACACCATGGTTCATGGGCACGTGGCCCATATGTTCAACACCACCGATGATAAAGGTGTCGCCCATGCCAGTCATAATGGCGCGAGCGGCTTGGTGGATG encodes:
- the fadA gene encoding acetyl-CoA C-acyltransferase FadA, whose protein sequence is MKQAVIVDCIRTPMGRSKAGVFRNVRAETLSAELMKGLLLRNPQLDPNTIEDVIWGCVQQTLEQGFNIARNASLLAGIPKTAGAVTVNRLCGSSMEAIHQAARAIMTGMGDTFIIGGVEHMGHVPMNHGVDFHPGLANNVAKASGMMGLTAEMLGKLHGISREQQDAFAVRSHQRAHAATVEGRFAKEIYGIEGHDANGALIKVLHDEVIRPETSMESLAALRPVFDPANGTVTAGTSSALSDGASAMLVMEESKARALGLPIRARIRSMAVAGCDAAIMGYGPVPATQKALARAGITVNDLDVIELNEAFAAQSLPCVKDLGLLDVVEDKINLNGGAIALGHPLGCSGARISTTLINLMEHKDATLGLATMCIGLGQGIATVFERV